A single region of the Lycium barbarum isolate Lr01 chromosome 2, ASM1917538v2, whole genome shotgun sequence genome encodes:
- the LOC132627494 gene encoding uncharacterized protein LOC132627494 isoform X2, producing the protein MKAETLTLVLVNLAGIMERADESLLPGVYKEVGSALHADPTRLGSLTLFRSMVQSLCYPLAAYLATRHNRAHVIAYGAFLWAAATFLVAFSSTFSQVAVSRALNGIGLAIVAPAIQSLVADSTDDDKRGIAFGWLQLTSNIGSIIGGLFSLMIAPITFLGIPGWRLAFHLVGIISVIIGILVRLFANDPHFPDGRLKNEGHGNSFKSEVQGLVQEAKSVIKIRSFQIIVAQGVTGSFPWSALSFAPMWLELTGLSHEKTAILIGLFVVGGSIGGLFGGRMGDMLSKRLPNCGRIILAQISSASAIPLSAILLLALPDNPSAAFVHGLVLFITGFCISWNAPATNKDSA; encoded by the exons ATGAAGGCAGAAACACTAACATTGGTACTAGTAAACTTAGCTGGAATAATGGAAAGGGCAGACGAATCTTTATTACCAGGTGTGTATAAGGAAGTTGGATCCGCACTACATGCTGATCCAACAAGATTGGGCTCACTCACTCTTTTCCGATCAATGGTCCAGTCCCTTTGTTACCCGCTTGCAGCTTACCTTGCTACTCGCCATAACAGGGCACATGTGATTGCTTATGGTGCTTTTCTTTGGGCTGCTGCCACTTTTCTTGTTGCTTTCTCCTCTACCTTCTCTCAG GTGGCAGTATCGAGAGCTTTAAATGGGATAGGCCTTGCCATAGTTGCGCCTGCTATTCAATCTCTTGTAGCTGACTCGACTGATGATGACAAACGTGGGATAGCATTCGGATGGCTACAGCTTACTAGCAATATTGGTTCGATAATTGGTGGATTGTTTTCCTTAATGATAGCACCCATTACTTTTTTGGGAATTCCAGGCTGGAGGCTCGCGTTTCATCTCGTTGGTATCATCAGTGTTATCATTGGTATTTTGGTTCGCTTATTTGCTAATGATCCTCACTTCCCAGATGGCCGTCTGAAGAATGAAGGTCATGGTAATTCCTTCAAGTCGGAAGTGCAAGGTCTTGTACAAGAAGCAAAATCGGTCATAAAGATTCGATCTTTCCAGATTATTGTAGCTCAGGGTGTTACTGGTTCTTTCCCTTGGTCAGCTTTGTCCTTTGCCCCAATGTGGCTGGAGCTTACTGGACTTTCTCATGAGAAGACTGCTATTCTTATTGGCTTGTTTGTGGTAGGCGGTTCAATTGGAGGACTCTTTGGAGGAAGGATGGGTGACATGTTATCCAAGCGTCTACCTAATTGTGGGAGGATAATTCTGGCTCAAATAAGCTCAGCATCAGCAATCCCCCTATCAGCGATCCTTCTGCTTGCTTTGCCTGATAATCCTTCTGCAGCATTTGTGCATGGACTGGTCCTGTTTATTACAGGGTTCTGCATATCTTGGAATGCTCCAGCTACAAACAA AGATAGTGCCTGA
- the LOC132627494 gene encoding uncharacterized protein LOC132627494 isoform X1, whose product MKAETLTLVLVNLAGIMERADESLLPGVYKEVGSALHADPTRLGSLTLFRSMVQSLCYPLAAYLATRHNRAHVIAYGAFLWAAATFLVAFSSTFSQVAVSRALNGIGLAIVAPAIQSLVADSTDDDKRGIAFGWLQLTSNIGSIIGGLFSLMIAPITFLGIPGWRLAFHLVGIISVIIGILVRLFANDPHFPDGRLKNEGHGNSFKSEVQGLVQEAKSVIKIRSFQIIVAQGVTGSFPWSALSFAPMWLELTGLSHEKTAILIGLFVVGGSIGGLFGGRMGDMLSKRLPNCGRIILAQISSASAIPLSAILLLALPDNPSAAFVHGLVLFITGFCISWNAPATNNPIFAEIVPEKSRTSIYALDRSFESILSSFAPPVVGLLAQNVYGYKPVPEGTESIATDRGNAKALAQALFTSIGIPMALCCVIYSFLYCTYPRDKERAQMEALIESEMQIIGMDTFPATREYSQVKSSEPQEHLEDRIIVEMDYGEDGLDFDDDDEKTLVHHHSTFSELDL is encoded by the exons ATGAAGGCAGAAACACTAACATTGGTACTAGTAAACTTAGCTGGAATAATGGAAAGGGCAGACGAATCTTTATTACCAGGTGTGTATAAGGAAGTTGGATCCGCACTACATGCTGATCCAACAAGATTGGGCTCACTCACTCTTTTCCGATCAATGGTCCAGTCCCTTTGTTACCCGCTTGCAGCTTACCTTGCTACTCGCCATAACAGGGCACATGTGATTGCTTATGGTGCTTTTCTTTGGGCTGCTGCCACTTTTCTTGTTGCTTTCTCCTCTACCTTCTCTCAG GTGGCAGTATCGAGAGCTTTAAATGGGATAGGCCTTGCCATAGTTGCGCCTGCTATTCAATCTCTTGTAGCTGACTCGACTGATGATGACAAACGTGGGATAGCATTCGGATGGCTACAGCTTACTAGCAATATTGGTTCGATAATTGGTGGATTGTTTTCCTTAATGATAGCACCCATTACTTTTTTGGGAATTCCAGGCTGGAGGCTCGCGTTTCATCTCGTTGGTATCATCAGTGTTATCATTGGTATTTTGGTTCGCTTATTTGCTAATGATCCTCACTTCCCAGATGGCCGTCTGAAGAATGAAGGTCATGGTAATTCCTTCAAGTCGGAAGTGCAAGGTCTTGTACAAGAAGCAAAATCGGTCATAAAGATTCGATCTTTCCAGATTATTGTAGCTCAGGGTGTTACTGGTTCTTTCCCTTGGTCAGCTTTGTCCTTTGCCCCAATGTGGCTGGAGCTTACTGGACTTTCTCATGAGAAGACTGCTATTCTTATTGGCTTGTTTGTGGTAGGCGGTTCAATTGGAGGACTCTTTGGAGGAAGGATGGGTGACATGTTATCCAAGCGTCTACCTAATTGTGGGAGGATAATTCTGGCTCAAATAAGCTCAGCATCAGCAATCCCCCTATCAGCGATCCTTCTGCTTGCTTTGCCTGATAATCCTTCTGCAGCATTTGTGCATGGACTGGTCCTGTTTATTACAGGGTTCTGCATATCTTGGAATGCTCCAGCTACAAACAA TCCAATTTTTGCAGAGATAGTGCCTGAGAAGTCAAGAACCAGTATATATGCTCTGGACCGATCATTTGAATCTATATTGTCGTCTTTTGCTCCTCCTGTTGTTGGGCTACTGGCTCAGAATGTTTATGGTTATAAACCAGTTCCTGAAGGTACTGAAAGTATTGCTACAGACAGAGGAAACGCTAAAGCTTTGGCACAAGCGTTGTTCACTTCCATAGGAATTCCAATGGCATTATGCTGTGTTATTTACTCTTTTCTCTATTGCACCTATCCAAGAGATAAAGAGCGGGCTCAAATGGAAGCACTGATAGAATCTGAGATGCAAATCATTGGCATGGATACTTTTCCAGCTACTCGAGAGTATTCACAAGTCAAGTCGTCTGAACCCCAAGAGCACCTTGAAGACAGAATCATTGTTGAAATGGATTATGGGGAAGATGGACTTGactttgatgatgatgatgagaagaCATTAGTCCACCACCACTCGACATTTTCTGAACTGGATCTATAG